From the Musa acuminata AAA Group cultivar baxijiao chromosome BXJ3-7, Cavendish_Baxijiao_AAA, whole genome shotgun sequence genome, one window contains:
- the LOC135642652 gene encoding glutamate decarboxylase-like, whose translation MVVTTTRVDTGEPLYCTFASRYVRASLPRFKMPEQSIPKEAAYQIINDELMLDGNPRLNLASFVTTWMEPECDRLIMSAINKNYVDMDGYPVTTELQNRCVNMIAHLFNAPIGEDEIAVGVGTVGSSEAIMLAGLAFKRKWQNERKAEGKPHDKPNIVTGANVQVCWEKFAKYFEVELKEVKLREGFYVMDPVKAVEMVDENTICVAAILGSTLTGEFEDIKLLNHLLTEKNRETGWSTPIHVDAASGGFVAPFLYPDLEWDFRLPLVKSINVSGHKYGLVYAGVGWSVWRNKEDLPEELIFHVNYLGSDQPTFTLNFSKGSSQIIAQYYQFIRLGFEGYRSIMENCMENAKALKEGIQATGRFEMVSGDVGVPLVAFSLRDSSRYTVFDVSESLRRFGWIVPAYTMPADAEHMAVLRVVIREDFSRSLAERLVSDIRKAVADLDGRWARTAIVAEVKAEDKPGGVVVYRKSVGETTQQQEIYGHRRGRVDQKKTSGVC comes from the exons ATGGTGGTGACCACCACCAGAGTGGACACCGGCGAGCCGCTGTACTGCACGTTCGCCTCCAGATACGTCCGTGCCTCGCTCCCCAG GTTCAAGATGCCGGAGCAGTCGATACCGAAGGAGGCGGCGTACCAGATCATAAACGACGAGCTGATGCTGGACGGGAACCCGCGGCTGAACCTGGCGTCGTTCGTGACGACGTGGATGGAGCCGGAGTGCGACCGCCTCATCATGTCCGCCATCAACAAGAACTACGTCGACATGGATGGGTACCCCGTCACCACCGAGCTCCAG AATCGCTGCGTGAATATGATAGCCCACCTTTTCAATGCCCCAATTGGGGAAGACGAAATTGCTGTTGGAGTTGGAACTGTGGGGTCTTCCGAAGCTATCATGCTCGCAGGGTTGGCATTCAAGAGGAAATGGCAGAACGAAAGAAAGGCGGAGGGGAAGCCTCATGACAAACCCAACATCGTCACCGGTGCAAATGTTCAG GTTTGCTGGGAGAAATTTGCCAAGTACTTTGAAGTGGAATTAAAAGAAGTGAAGTTGAGGGAGGGATTCTATGTGATGGACCCTGTTAAGGCAGTGGAAATGGTTGATGAGAACACCATTTGTGTTGCTGCCATCTTGGGTTCAACTCTCACCGGAGAGTTTGAAGACATTAAGCTTCTAAATCACCTCCTGACAGAGAAGAACAGGGAAACCGG ATGGAGCACCCCCATTCATGTTGATGCTGCGAGTGGTGGATTCGTGGCACCTTTCCTCTACCCAGATCTGGAGTGGGATTTCAGGTTGCCATTGGTGAAGAGCATAAATGTCAGTGGCCACAAATATGGATTGGTTTATGCAGGCGTAGGTTGGAGCGTGTGGAGGAACAAAGAGGATCTGCCTGAAGAACTCATCTTCCATGTCAACTATCTTGGCTCAGACCAACCCACCTTCACTCTCAACTTCTCTAAAG GTTCAAGTCAGATAATAGCACAGTACTACCAGTTCATACGCCTCGGCTTTGAG GGTTACAGGAGCATCATGGAGAACTGCATGGAGAATGCAAaggcattgaaggaaggcatccaGGCGACCGGAAGGTTCGAGATGGTATCCGGCGACGTCGGCGTGCCGCTCGTTGCATTCTCGCTCAGGGACAGCAGCAGGTACACCGTCTTCGACGTGTCGGAAAGCTTAAGGCGGTTCGGATGGATCGTCCCGGCGTACACCATGCCGGCGGACGCGGAACATATGGCGGTGCTCAGGGTGGTGATCAGGGAGGACTTCAGCAGGAGCCTCGCCGAGCGGCTTGTGTCGGACATCCGGAAGGCCGTGGCGGATTTGGACGGCCGGTGGGCGCGGACGGCAATAGTCGCCGAGGTCAAGGCTGAGGATAAACCTGGGGGCGTGGTTGTCTACAGGAAGAGCGTCGGAGAGACGACGCAGCAGCAGGAGATCTACGGACACCGGAGGGGCCGTGTGGATCAGAAGAAGACCAGCGGAGTTTGTTGA
- the LOC103990847 gene encoding homeobox-leucine zipper protein HOX11-like isoform X2, whose translation MELGLRLGEAPEKGGRGLGLMLGMRLVVGRGGKDEDDERRVEEEEEETEEGRGLAEAPLQLSLLPLLPVPPQQPSSPQLRLPWTTETKNLDASMRGFDMNHAPSAVAADEAAASSSSSPKSIPSSFQMDFSAQRGGDEPGGGGEATTVEIGSLRVSDEEENGLGRKKLRLTKEQSAFLEESFKEHNTLNPKQKLALAKQLNLRPRQVEVWFQNRRARTKLKQTEVDCEYLRRCCQTLTEENRRLQKEVAELRALKTSRPFYMHVPATTLSMCPACERVASTTTIPTAPATPSADHRPNSFAALFSKPGALQSGSRTAPSAPRLPSPAS comes from the exons ATGGAGCTTGGGCTGAGACTAGGGGAGGCGCCGGAGAAGGGGGGAAGGGGACTGGGGTTGATGCTTGGGATGCGACTGGTGGTTGGGCGTGGCGGAAAGGACGAGGATGACGAGCGAAgagtggaagaagaggaagaagagacggAAGAGGGAAGGGGCTTGGCGGAGGCGCCGCTGCAGCTTAGCCTCCTTCCCCTCTTGCCTGTCCCTCCGCAGCAGCCTTCTTCCCCACAGCTCCGGTTACCATGGACGACGGAGACCA AAAATTTGGATGCCTCGATGCGGGGGTTCGATATGAATCATGCGCCATCGGCAGTGGCGGCGGACGAAGCGgcggcgtcgtcgtcgtcatcaccgAAGAGTATTCCGTCCTCCTTCCAGATGGACTTCTCTGCCCAAAGAGGCGGCGACGAGCCGGGTGGAGGAGGAGAAGCGACGACGGTGGAGATTGGGTCGTTGAGGGTGAGCGACGAAGAGGAGAACGGGCTGGGGAGGAAGAAGCTCCGACTCACCAAGGAGCAGTCCGCCTTCCTCGAGGAGAGCTTCAAGGAGCACAACACCCTCAACCCG AAACAGAAGCTTGCTCTGGCCAAGCAGCTCAACCTGCGGCCACGACAGGTGGAGGTCTGGTTTCAGAACAGAAGAGCCAG GACAAAGCTGAAGCAGACGGAGGTGGACTGCGAGTACCTAAGGCGCTGCTGCCAGACGCTGACGGAGGAGAACCGCCGCCTCCAGAAGGAGGTAGCGGAGCTGCGGGCCCTCAAGACCTCCCGTCCTTTCTACATGCACGTCCCAGCTACCACCCTCTCCATGTGCCCCGCCTGCGAGCGCGTCGCTTCCACCACCACCATCCCCACCGCTCCGGCTACGCCCAGCGCAGACCACCGGCCAAACTCCTTCGCCGCCCTCTTCTCGAAACCTGGAGCCCTGCAGTCGGGCTCCCGTACTGCTCCTTCGGCGCCTCGCCTGCCGTCGCCGGCCTCCTGA
- the LOC103990847 gene encoding homeobox-leucine zipper protein HOX11-like isoform X1, whose translation MELGLRLGEAPEKGGRGLGLMLGMRLVVGRGGKDEDDERRVEEEEEETEEGRGLAEAPLQLSLLPLLPVPPQQPSSPQLRLPWTTETKNLDASMRGFDMNHAPSAVAADEAAASSSSSPKSIPSSFQMDFSAQRGGDEPGGGGEATTVEIGSLRVSDEEENGLGRKKLRLTKEQSAFLEESFKEHNTLNPKQKLALAKQLNLRPRQVEVWFQNRRARYSSSFFMHFRHLGSSSTAKIEPSSSYTPMLGTFTPLYKLITARANNNNRTKLKQTEVDCEYLRRCCQTLTEENRRLQKEVAELRALKTSRPFYMHVPATTLSMCPACERVASTTTIPTAPATPSADHRPNSFAALFSKPGALQSGSRTAPSAPRLPSPAS comes from the exons ATGGAGCTTGGGCTGAGACTAGGGGAGGCGCCGGAGAAGGGGGGAAGGGGACTGGGGTTGATGCTTGGGATGCGACTGGTGGTTGGGCGTGGCGGAAAGGACGAGGATGACGAGCGAAgagtggaagaagaggaagaagagacggAAGAGGGAAGGGGCTTGGCGGAGGCGCCGCTGCAGCTTAGCCTCCTTCCCCTCTTGCCTGTCCCTCCGCAGCAGCCTTCTTCCCCACAGCTCCGGTTACCATGGACGACGGAGACCA AAAATTTGGATGCCTCGATGCGGGGGTTCGATATGAATCATGCGCCATCGGCAGTGGCGGCGGACGAAGCGgcggcgtcgtcgtcgtcatcaccgAAGAGTATTCCGTCCTCCTTCCAGATGGACTTCTCTGCCCAAAGAGGCGGCGACGAGCCGGGTGGAGGAGGAGAAGCGACGACGGTGGAGATTGGGTCGTTGAGGGTGAGCGACGAAGAGGAGAACGGGCTGGGGAGGAAGAAGCTCCGACTCACCAAGGAGCAGTCCGCCTTCCTCGAGGAGAGCTTCAAGGAGCACAACACCCTCAACCCG AAACAGAAGCTTGCTCTGGCCAAGCAGCTCAACCTGCGGCCACGACAGGTGGAGGTCTGGTTTCAGAACAGAAGAGCCAGgtactcttcttccttcttcatgCATTTTCGACATCTCGGCTCCTCTTCCACCGCAAAGATCGAACCTTCGTCTTCCTACACCCCCATGCTGGGTACCTTTACTCCTCTATACAAGCTCATCACAGCTCGAGCTAATAACAATAACAGGACAAAGCTGAAGCAGACGGAGGTGGACTGCGAGTACCTAAGGCGCTGCTGCCAGACGCTGACGGAGGAGAACCGCCGCCTCCAGAAGGAGGTAGCGGAGCTGCGGGCCCTCAAGACCTCCCGTCCTTTCTACATGCACGTCCCAGCTACCACCCTCTCCATGTGCCCCGCCTGCGAGCGCGTCGCTTCCACCACCACCATCCCCACCGCTCCGGCTACGCCCAGCGCAGACCACCGGCCAAACTCCTTCGCCGCCCTCTTCTCGAAACCTGGAGCCCTGCAGTCGGGCTCCCGTACTGCTCCTTCGGCGCCTCGCCTGCCGTCGCCGGCCTCCTGA